The sequence below is a genomic window from Canis aureus isolate CA01 chromosome 11, VMU_Caureus_v.1.0, whole genome shotgun sequence.
CGAAAATGCTACCACAAGAAGACAACAGAACAgcttttgtttgggtttttacaaaaagaagaacaacgttgtatccattcatctacacTGGGAACAGGGAGACAGTATCACAGAAGTATGTGTTTTAATAAAGCAAATAGATGCTGCAGCATGCAGTATTTGTAAAACTGACAACACAGATTTCTAAGGAGGGGTTTTTATAAGGGACCTAACTTGCTTTTCAAAGActatgtttcatttcttaaatctaTTGGTTGGGCAAAAGATCACTGAAGGgtattccccaccccaccccaccctcattTGCTAACAGCCAGGAACAAACTATAAAAACACCTAAAAGATCTGTCCCATCTCTGGTCCCCTAGGACCTCAGAATCACAAGGCAAACCACCATGCATCTCAGGAAATCAGTGGCTGATTCCACAGATTTGCCACATCTGGCTAAACTACTggttacttctctctctctctctctctctctctgttaaccTGATGCCTTCGTTTCTGGATttttatggggggggggaggttatTTGGGGGATAAAGAAAGACTCATATGGAAAcgaaagctgatttttaaaaaaaaaacacctcttttACATTATGTTCTAGTATAaggcagggaagggagaatagaaaagaactttCAGACAACAAGAACAGCaaaaaatccaaaggaaataaaagttcaaGATGCTATTACcagtaaatttttcatttatatctgAATGGATTACTGCTAAGAGATGAAGGGAAAGTTTTTTACATCAGACTGAAAACACTTTCCATTTCTCGAAAATTATTCTAGaactataaaatctaaaaactatTTCCATGTTTTGAGATATGTCTATTTTAATATAGTAAGCACTTTATGTTCCTTTAGGGTATGATACACGCATCAAAATGCCCATAGAAATAATCCTGAAAAAGACTGACTGGCCTTCTCTTAAAACCTGTTATTTTCTTGAAAGTAATTTACAGAGTGTGTCAAATGAGGACACAAGAAGCTTACATTgtgtactttaattttttttatttttttcaataaagggACAAAATGGGTGTATGAACAGGTTAATGCAGACAACTGCCAAAAAAACACAGACAGTGGTTTTTCCAATAGAACTTAACAAAGACCAgaaacaaatacaataaaaagcCAGGTTGTAATGACCTTTGgtcatccaaataaaaaaaaataaaaacaaagaaaaataaaagatcaaattAAGTGCCTCTGTTTTGAACAGGGCACGTAAGCAATAATAAATAGTGACTCCCAtagtaaaagataaaatttcaagTTACGACAAACAGCTTTCATTACAGGAATAGAAAAGGCCAATAACAAAATATTCTGCATTGCCATTTACAAAAAAGTATTGACTAAAGCGGGCTTTCTCTTTAATATGCTTTGCATATGAAATTCTTTCCAATCTAAATATAAAGCACCATTTAGTTTTTGGCAATGaaaaaaactgcaaaacattgtttttgttttttttttccttttttttttctttctttcttttactgcaTATGAAGGTAAGATGCTGGAATGTAGGGTGATAGAAGGAAAGGGACAAAAAGCACACTACATAACAAACCAACGTTATTAGCTTGCAGTACTGCATACAGTATGGCAgcaggaaaaaggaacaaaaaaggatATGTACAACCCCTATGACAGCCATCCGTGTGACATTCTAGCAGGCTCCCCCAAACCGCCATTATATGgcttctcatctgtacaatgtcacacttttttgtttgtctctttttttttttttgaagcatacAAATAATTTGCACTATATTATcctgccaaattaaaaaaatatactgtggcagcctgtctttttttttttccactaccAAAAAAGGTACATTGATACCTTTTAAGAGAACAAGCAACAGTTAAAAATACAAGCTTCAATATAAATACTATAGTGCCTAACACTAGATGAACATTTAATTCAAATACCAttctagaaatacagaaaaaagacCATAAATGTGTTTTAGCATAGGAATCAACATGAGTGTGCATTTTCCTATATTTAAGTACTATATAATCTTAAACCTTTCCCCAATGTATGTTTTTTTTACAACCTGAAGAGCGGTGTGTATCCAAGGCATAGAATTTCCACtaccatttttaaatggataacAAGTCTTGTAACACCACCAAGACAATGGAACCCTAAAATGCAGTTCCCCCCTAAACATAatgaagtgtttttttaaaaaaattttttttcttaacatttatatttaaaaaagttttgtacAAAAAAATCCTTGCACTGTAGAAGCGAAAGCAATCATTCATTTCTATGTTAAGTGTATTCTGTTTTCCATTCACAGCGCTTGCAATGTTGAGTCCGAGTAAGTAAGCTCATTAGTCAAGTAAATGGctggcaaagttttttttttagtttttttttttaaaaatgctcatcaATGAGAttgtgttcaattttttttttcagcattcttGCAACTTTTCCCTTAAGTATAGACCTGTAAACTGGGAAAATTGTACAGTGCACTTAATTGTCCTATCTGAGCAGGTTTATTTTATACTCAACCTCTGTATCTCTGATTAGAGAAAAGATACAGATATTACAGGCAGAGTCAAGTGCTATTTGAACACCAACTGGGGCAGATGCTagcttaataaaaaagaaaaaattaaaaaaataaaataaaaacaatgaatccTCTTCCATGTTAACACAAATAGCACACAGTGtatggaaaagaaatgaagtacaaCTTTTAGGGAGCACAGACATATATACTGCTActcttaaaaattctttctcttctttttttaagaatgtcaCATTTAAACACAAGTCTTAAGAATTCATAGTTAATCATCATTGTATCAATATTAGCTTATACACCTGTTCTAGTTTAAAATGGCAAATAGTACCACGTTGTGCTAAAAGATCACATATTTTTCTCCTGTTACCCTCTGTCAAACCTTATTGtcagtctctttttaaaaatggtctaCGAGGTCTTAAAGTTTATCATTTGATTGTCCCTTTGACAACCAAGTAGATCTGGATCTATTTCTTTTGGTGCCAGAACGTTTTTAAACAGACGTTATTTAAAACAAGCcatcttcataaaatgaattcCTTACTAATAATGTATTTAGTTGTATTCCAGGGCTTTTGCACGTTGCACATTCAAtttaatcatcattttaaaaaaaataaaactttgggcAAAACAGCCCATTTCTTTTAAGCTCTCACCAGGAGCACAATAGCGTTTATACTGGTACAATCAGTTTTGCTTATAAGATTAAACTAAAGGGAGAATGATGATTAACTAGGACATAATGGGTCATATTTTTAGGTAGCCATTGTTGTGAGAAATACAATATAGAATTATATGCTAGGTCCTAAGTTTCCTTACCTCACCCAATGCTGAATTAAGCTACAAGTTTATAACAAGTAGAAAGAACCATCAAGGTGGTTTTAATAGATCCAAGgcactcatatttttaaaaccaaatgacAGAATAAACTTGTTTTGTCTTTCTATTAATTTGTCAATTCaaggcctttgttttttttcctctccaattgATACATTTAACCCTTTAGAGACAGACATTTAGCTCATAGAGATTTTCTTTCAGTGCCGTCGATTCTGTCTATAGAGGGTTAACCCAAAGACTGTTTTTCCTCCTCAcgttataaaataaaactgtacatGATATGTATTACAGAATGTATGCAGCatggtctttttctctctctctctctttttctctcagaaCGGAACTGGAAACAGCAACATGTTTGCTCAGCAACGAATCGGGGACAATTTAAAATAGCCATAACATACCATACATGCtgtctaagtttaaaaaaaaaaaaaaacatacacaacaTGTAAATTATTGCACAAGAGAAAGGCTCAAAGTTTGCGTAAAATGCAATAGTATTGCCCCATACAGATCATGCATTCAAACGGTgagaacataaaggaaaaaaaaaaaaaaaagaaaaagaaaaaagaaaaagaaaaaaaaaaaaacaggtgtgcTGGTGACAAGCACTCTCATATTCTTAGCTTCCGTTACTTCTGTTTGTAATTGTTTGTTTAATCACAGGGGACTAGAAAAAAATCCtacagggggagggaagggagggagggaaggagggagggaggagggagggagggggtgggggcggggcggggagcgagAGGGGAGTGGGGCTGGAGGGCCACGGGGGGAAGGGGGTGAAAAAAGGAGGTGTCAggtgggagtgagggaggggTATTAATATACCTCTATTCAGTTTTTATATCATTATTCAACACTCGATCACTGTgccattttttcatgtgtttctccAGGGTACTGTACACGCTAAAAGGCATCTTACAAATTTCACATTTGTAAACGTCCTTCCCCACCTGGCCATGCGTTTTCATGTGCCTGGTGAGCTTGCTACTCTGGGCACAGGCATAGTTGCACAGCTCGCATTTATAAGGCCTTTCGCCCGTGTGGCTTCTCCTGTGGACAGTGAGATTGCTACAGTTCTTGAAGACTTTCCCACAGTACTCACAAGTGTCGCTGCGTCTGCCCTCTTTTGAGCTGGGCCTGCCCGGGCCCGGACCACTAATATGGGGCGTGCTCCCTCCACTTCCCGTGCCGCTGCGCCCCGAGATCCCTCCGTCCAGCTCCCCGGGCGGCGTGGAGAAGCGCAAGCTCCCGTTCTCCGAGGAGTGCTCCGACGAGGAGGCGAAAGGCGATTGTCTGGAGTCTCCGAAGCTCAGGAAGGGATCCTTGAGCTGCCTGGAGGCCGCGTAGCCAGCGAGCCACTGCGAGTACACGTTCTCCGTGTTGGGCATCGCGGCCGGGGGCAAGTCGAACTCCTTCTCGAGCTTGATGCGCTTGGAGAAGGGGCTCAGCGAgctggggctgcccagcagcAGCTTTTTGGACAGGCCCCCCGAGGCCGACTCGCCCGGGGAGCAGCCGCGGCCGTTTACAGTGCCATCGTCTATGCGGTCCGACTCGCCGGCCACCGAGTCTTCGTCGCAAGTGTCCCTGTGGGCCTCGGCCTCGGCCAGGTGGCCGCGCTTATGCTTCTCGCCCAGGACCTGGTGGAAGGCCTCGCTGAAGTGCTGCATGGAGCTGAGCACCATGCCCTGCATGACCTCGGGCAGCGCGCGGCCCTCGTCGCCCACGCCCACCACCGCGCCCCGCGAGCTGTTCTCGTGGTGGCGCGCCGCCTCCAGGCTCAGCCCGAAGCCGTAGTCCACCCTCTCGCTCTCcgtcagctcctcctcctcctcttcctcctcttcttcctcttcctcgtcgtcctcctcttcctcctcgtcCCCgttctccgggatcaggcccggGTCGTTCTCGCTCTTGAACTTGGCCACCACGGACTTGAGCGCGCTGCTGGCGCTGCCCACCAGGTCGCTGGTGCCGGGTTCCGGGGAGCTGGCGGTGGAGAGGCCGTCGTCGGACTTGACCGTCATAGGGGACGACTTGTGCATGTGCGTCTTCATGTGGCGCTTCAGCTTGCTGGCCTGCGTGCACGCGTGGTCGCACAGGTTGCACTTGTAGGGCTTCTCGCCCGTGTGGCTGCGCCGGTGCACCACGAGGTTGCTCTGAAATTTGAACGTCTTGCCGCAGAACTCGCACGACTTGGACTTGAccgggggctgggagggaggaggggcggattgcagaggagggagggggggcgTCGCCAGGAAGGGCGGCTTGCTACCTGGCTGGAAGGGTTGCAGTAACCTTTGCATAGGGCTGGGCCGGCCTGGGGACAGCGGTGGGCTAGACGTGTTCCCTGCCAGCTCTCTAAGTCTCCTAGAGAAATCCATGGCGGGGGGCTCCATAGCCATTGGATTCAACCGCAGCACCCTGTCAAAGGCACTCGGGTGATGGGTGGCCAGGGCCATCTCTTCCGCCCCCAGGCGCTCTATGCGGTGGGGGTCCAAGTGATGTCTCGGTGGTGGGCTAAACAGGGGGGGAGTGGGTGGAAAGCGCCCTTCGGCCAGGCCGGAAGCCTCTCTCGATACTGATCCTGGTATTCTTAGCAGGTTAAAGGGGTTATTGTCTGCAATATGAATCCCATGGAGAGGTGGCTGGGAAGGACATTCTGCACCTAGTCCTGAAGGGATACCAACCCGCGGGGTCAGGGGACTTCCGTGTTCGCTTTCTAAGTAGATTCTTAATCCATGAGTGTTCTGTGCGTGTTGCAAGAGAAACCATGCACTGGTGAATGGCTGTTTGCAAGTTGTACATGTGTAGCTGCTGGGCTCATCTTTACCTGCAAAATAATACAACACCAACATCAATGTTTAATCACAGAGGAGGGCGTTACCAATCGCTTATTCACCTTTCACCTCCAGCCTGCCCTGcacccgccctccccgccccccccagcctgACTCGACCCCAAAGGGCCTCAGCCCGCACTGACCTAGTGTTCCCAGGGGCCTTCGACGGGTGCCTGGCACACCTGCTGGTCCGGTGCCCAACGAATATTTGGCCCCGTCGGGCTTTCTGCCATTGCAATTCGGTTCTGAGGATTTTAAATCCAGTCTCCAAAAGCGGAAAAATCTGGACCAGCTCAAGCTTGGGAATGAGGATCCCTGCATTCTGCAGAGCCTCGGGCGACCATCTGAACTTTTCCAGTCTTTTTGCCAGCTGCGGTTTGGGGCAAGCTATGTGTCATCTCTGTTGCCTCCGTTTCCTCATTTGTTAAGTGAGGAGGGACTTGGATAAGGTGACCCGAAGGGAAACTTCTCCGCTTCCTAAAATCCCATCCTTCTATTCTCCCCTGGGTGGCAGGTGAACTTTCTGAATAGGCAATCATTTCATAGGCATATCGGAAAAGAGAAGGTCAACTCATCACAGTTCTCTGTGGCCCTAGAGATGCTTTTAATCTTAGCCCGAAACACACTAATTGTTGACATtgttcaaaatgagaaaatactcatAAAATAATTCCGTGGAAGAGACCCTAGCAACATTCCCATCACATCCCCAGCCTGTGTGGGGATCCGTGAGTCCCAGTTCTGGTTCCACGACACTGTACAGGGACTCCCATTTTTATCTCAGGGGacggtgcaaaaaaaaaaaaaaaaaaaatctcagaagagaAATTTAATTCGGATTTAACCAACAGGCCGTATCAAATCTTTAGGAGTTGTCCCCCCAGTCAAACAAATGCAAGTCTGGAGAAGTTAGGAGGAGTGGCTGGTGCCAACTTAAGCAGACACAGCATCCTAGTTTAAGAACAGTTAAAGCAGCCAGCACCATGACGGGCAGCAGGCTGAGAAATGCTACACTATCCTCCTCCTCATTATTTTGAGAGGCTAACAACGTGAACCAAATTATACAACATCCTGCGCCCTCGGCTGAGCCTCAGCTCCAgttgagaaagaaacagaaagatacAGTTCAGCTAGTCAACTCTTTGGCCAGTAGCCAAGCCGTCTGGAGAGGGGCCCTGCTTAAGTCACATTATTTCTCTCTCGCTGAAAAGAACCCGAGAGTGGTAAATGCCACTTTGGCAAAGAGGGGCCAGCTTGACTTCACAATCATTCATTTTTGGAGatagctaaattttaaaaatatatatacaccaagGGAGTAACTAACAGTTTACCAGTCAACCACGGCATTAAAAGGGGGCACAAATGTTGGTGGCCAAGGGACAAGGATGAGAAAAATAGATAACTTTCCAGGGATGCCAAAAAAGACAGTGCGTAAAACACAAATGAGAATAAACTTTAGCCCGCCTTTTCAAAGGGGGACTAGACCAGTTGCTTAAGGCCCCAGCTAGTGTTTGTCAGcaacttttttaaaagcaaaaaaaaaaaaaaaaaaaatccactgcgGAGCTAAAGAGTGGGAATGAGGAATTAATCAATTATGATTCCTCCATTTAGCAAGTCAGAAAGAAAAGCTGGCAGGGTCTTCTCAGGAGCCCCAAACACTTGCATTCCAAAACAAGCCAGCCTTGCTCAAGCACTTGTCTGAATAATGGACTCCCTGCCCTGACCTTGTAATTTACTTTACAATGCATTTATAATCTCACTCAATATATCCCACTCCTGGGTAAATCTCTTTAACAAGATTAGATGATAAGATACCAAAATTAGGTTTCCAACATTTGCCTAAtgtggagggagggaaaaaaaaaaaaaggcagaaagattttgaaagaaaacGCTGACATTAGGATCACATTATCTGCCTATTTTTGTTTGCCTCCTCTCttccaagggaaataaaaagcatcattgagagtattttcataaattttttgttgttgttgaacaaTGACTTGGGTCCTAAATAGGCAGGGAAAAAACTATCTGGTTCCAACTAACGTGACCCTCCGTGGCTCTCTCCTTTGCCTCTCTAGGACTCTGTGTTATTATCATACATTTAGCCTGACAATCCCAATTGGATAAGTAAAAAAGGAGATTTGTCAGCTACAACAAGTCCTTAACGCTTTCATCACTCCAGATGCCATAAAATCATATTTCAGCTCCTAATAGCCTACTGACTCCTCCCAGGCCTGGGCCCGTAGTTAGCAACGTGGGTTCCGCGGGCCCCCCAGGAGCAGGCCGGGCCCTGGTGAGCGCGGAAAGGTGGACGGCACTGCATCACGGATCTCACCTGCATCCTTTCCAAAAGGCTTAAACGAGAAAAGTCTGCTTTATTTTGCTGCTCTGAACTTCCTAAAATGTTGTTTCCAGAGCCAGTGATGTGCTCCTGCTACAACACGTTCACACTCTGCCGTTATCCTCTCCTCTCGCACACCGGGTCAGAGAAGATGGCATTTTATCTTATAATGAGCATACAACATACCGTTTTCACTATCGCATTTTAGTATTCCTATCAACTAGATATTCTAGATCATGAGGGCAGCTAGTGTAATCATAATGTCAATGAGAAGGGCTGTTACGATTGAGACGAAAGATTACATCGAAAGAGCTGCTTTGAAACCGGTAATTATTACCAGTCCACTAATAGCAAATGATGCATTACAGTTTCACCATATAATCTGTGTTTCACTCGGCTCACGCCAGTGCACCATATTATATTACGGTGCTCACAGAGTCTCCATTCCTAAACTGCAGTCATCAATAAATGTGTTACTTGCCATAATTTGTGAAATTACTTTGTTCATAACATCTTTGATGGTTTAGAAAGACCAGAATTGATTTCCTGCGTGGCAAAATTAGGGCTACATTGATTTATTGACgtgtaaaatataataatattcttCATTTACTCTGACGAAAATCAACTTCTCAATTTGAGAGCCTCATTGGGCATTCACGGGGATTGTTTTGATTTAGAGCAATAAACTGAGACCTGGCCCCAAGCATAGGAACTCCAGGCATCAAACAGTTAAAATCGGCTATTAGCTCACCTACTggctcttattttatttcattttatggtaTGGGAAGGAATAAACCCATTGTCACCAATGCTAAAGAGTCGTGTGATCTAAGTCTCAGGATTTAGAAGAACGAGGTCTGACACCAGGCCCCTGGCTCTACTATTTACCCGCTTCCGGCTCTGAGCCAATCATTCCATTTCTTTGAGCCTTAggttccctatctgtaaaatgagcataaAAAACGGTACCTTAAAGGATTGTGAGGCTCTGATGACAGACGTATATAAAAGCCATATGTAAACTACCAGGTCCGACAGCACTGCGAGTTTTCATTACTCCCAGGCTCGATGAGTTACCTACCTAGCATGATAGCTGACCACGCTGTACACCCAGAAGGGCTTCCAGAAGAAGGCTGGAACCCAGAATCCAGGCTTCACCCCAGGCCAAGGGGAGGCCCTGGCTagagggcagcaggagggggcCCCTTCAAGGCCTTCGACTGTGGTCTACCTGTGGTCTACCGGCAGGGAAGCCACAAGGTAAGTGCTAAGTGCTCTGAAAGCCAAGGGCGGCTGGTTAAGGCACCTGGAGTAGCCTGGGGGTCAGCTCTGCTAGAGAGCTTTCTGGAACTCCACAACCCATTTCCACATACCTTGTCTGGTCACTCCTAAACTGGTCCTGCCAGCATGGGCACCAGCAAACTAGACACCCTCCCTtggcaggaggaaggggagaaggccCCGGGCTCCTAGTTTCCCACCCCTCAAATCCAACTCCCTGCCCTCGTGAGGGTcagtggaagagagagaaccaAACTCTTTCCCAGGCCAGCAGACCTTGGCCACTCACCTCGGTCCTCCTCTCT
It includes:
- the BCL11A gene encoding BCL11 transcription factor A isoform X9, giving the protein MSAEYAPQGICKDEPSSYTCTTCKQPFTSAWFLLQHAQNTHGLRIYLESEHGSPLTPRVGIPSGLGAECPSQPPLHGIHIADNNPFNLLRIPGSVSREASGLAEGRFPPTPPLFSPPPRHHLDPHRIERLGAEEMALATHHPSAFDRVLRLNPMAMEPPAMDFSRRLRELAGNTSSPPLSPGRPSPMQRLLQPFQPGSKPPFLATPPLPPLQSAPPPSQPPVKSKSCEFCGKTFKFQSNLVVHRRSHTGEKPYKCNLCDHACTQASKLKRHMKTHMHKSSPMTVKSDDGLSTASSPEPGTSDLVGSASSALKSVVAKFKSENDPGLIPENGDEEEEEDDEEEEEEEEEEEEELTESERVDYGFGLSLEAARHHENSSRGAVVGVGDEGRALPEVMQGMVLSSMQHFSEAFHQVLGEKHKRGHLAEAEAHRDTCDEDSVAGESDRIDDGTVNGRGCSPGESASGGLSKKLLLGSPSSLSPFSKRIKLEKEFDLPPAAMPNTENVYSQWLAGYAASRQLKDPFLSFGDSRQSPFASSSEHSSENGSLRFSTPPGELDGGISGRSGTGSGGSTPHISGPGPGRPSSKEGRRSDTCEYCGKVFKNCSNLTVHRRSHTGERPYKCELCNYACAQSSKLTRHMKTHGQVGKDVYKCEICKMPFSVYSTLEKHMKKWHSDRVLNNDIKTE
- the BCL11A gene encoding BCL11 transcription factor A isoform X1; its protein translation is MSRRKQGKPQHLSKREFSPEPLEAILTDDEPDHGPLGAPEGDHDLLTCGQCQMNFPLGDILIFIEHKRKQCNGSLCLEKAVDKPPSPSPIEMKKASNPVEVGIQVTPEDDDCLSTSSRGICPKQEHIADKLLHWRGLSSPRSAHGALIPTPGMSAEYAPQGICKDEPSSYTCTTCKQPFTSAWFLLQHAQNTHGLRIYLESEHGSPLTPRVGIPSGLGAECPSQPPLHGIHIADNNPFNLLRIPGSVSREASGLAEGRFPPTPPLFSPPPRHHLDPHRIERLGAEEMALATHHPSAFDRVLRLNPMAMEPPAMDFSRRLRELAGNTSSPPLSPGRPSPMQRLLQPFQPGSKPPFLATPPLPPLQSAPPPSQPPVKSKSCEFCGKTFKFQSNLVVHRRSHTGEKPYKCNLCDHACTQASKLKRHMKTHMHKSSPMTVKSDDGLSTASSPEPGTSDLVGSASSALKSVVAKFKSENDPGLIPENGDEEEEEDDEEEEEEEEEEEEELTESERVDYGFGLSLEAARHHENSSRGAVVGVGDEGRALPEVMQGMVLSSMQHFSEAFHQVLGEKHKRGHLAEAEAHRDTCDEDSVAGESDRIDDGTVNGRGCSPGESASGGLSKKLLLGSPSSLSPFSKRIKLEKEFDLPPAAMPNTENVYSQWLAGYAASRQLKDPFLSFGDSRQSPFASSSEHSSENGSLRFSTPPGELDGGISGRSGTGSGGSTPHISGPGPGRPSSKEGRRSDTCEYCGKVFKNCSNLTVHRRSHTGERPYKCELCNYACAQSSKLTRHMKTHGQVGKDVYKCEICKMPFSVYSTLEKHMKKWHSDRVLNNDIKTE
- the BCL11A gene encoding BCL11 transcription factor A isoform X7, with the translated sequence MNFPLGDILIFIEHKRKQCNGSLCLEKAVDKPPSPSPIEMKKASNPVEVGIQVTPEDDDCLSTSSRGICPKQEHIADKLLHWRGLSSPRSAHGALIPTPGMSAEYAPQGICKDEPSSYTCTTCKQPFTSAWFLLQHAQNTHGLRIYLESEHGSPLTPRVGIPSGLGAECPSQPPLHGIHIADNNPFNLLRIPGSVSREASGLAEGRFPPTPPLFSPPPRHHLDPHRIERLGAEEMALATHHPSAFDRVLRLNPMAMEPPAMDFSRRLRELAGNTSSPPLSPGRPSPMQRLLQPFQPGSKPPFLATPPLPPLQSAPPPSQPPVKSKSCEFCGKTFKFQSNLVVHRRSHTGEKPYKCNLCDHACTQASKLKRHMKTHMHKSSPMTVKSDDGLSTASSPEPGTSDLVGSASSALKSVVAKFKSENDPGLIPENGDEEEEEDDEEEEEEEEEEEEELTESERVDYGFGLSLEAARHHENSSRGAVVGVGDEGRALPEVMQGMVLSSMQHFSEAFHQVLGEKHKRGHLAEAEAHRDTCDEDSVAGESDRIDDGTVNGRGCSPGESASGGLSKKLLLGSPSSLSPFSKRIKLEKEFDLPPAAMPNTENVYSQWLAGYAASRQLKDPFLSFGDSRQSPFASSSEHSSENGSLRFSTPPGELDGGISGRSGTGSGGSTPHISGPGPGRPSSKEGRRSDTCEYCGKVFKNCSNLTVHRRSHTGERPYKCELCNYACAQSSKLTRHMKTHGQVGKDVYKCEICKMPFSVYSTLEKHMKKWHSDRVLNNDIKTE
- the BCL11A gene encoding BCL11 transcription factor A isoform X5, encoding MSRRKQGKPQHLSKREFSPEPLEAILTDDEPDHGPLGAPEGDHDLLTCGQCQMNFPLGDILIFIEHKRKQCNGSLCLEKAVDKPPSPSPIEMKKASNPVEVGIQVTPEDDDCLSTSSRGICPKQEHIAGKDEPSSYTCTTCKQPFTSAWFLLQHAQNTHGLRIYLESEHGSPLTPRVGIPSGLGAECPSQPPLHGIHIADNNPFNLLRIPGSVSREASGLAEGRFPPTPPLFSPPPRHHLDPHRIERLGAEEMALATHHPSAFDRVLRLNPMAMEPPAMDFSRRLRELAGNTSSPPLSPGRPSPMQRLLQPFQPGSKPPFLATPPLPPLQSAPPPSQPPVKSKSCEFCGKTFKFQSNLVVHRRSHTGEKPYKCNLCDHACTQASKLKRHMKTHMHKSSPMTVKSDDGLSTASSPEPGTSDLVGSASSALKSVVAKFKSENDPGLIPENGDEEEEEDDEEEEEEEEEEEEELTESERVDYGFGLSLEAARHHENSSRGAVVGVGDEGRALPEVMQGMVLSSMQHFSEAFHQVLGEKHKRGHLAEAEAHRDTCDEDSVAGESDRIDDGTVNGRGCSPGESASGGLSKKLLLGSPSSLSPFSKRIKLEKEFDLPPAAMPNTENVYSQWLAGYAASRQLKDPFLSFGDSRQSPFASSSEHSSENGSLRFSTPPGELDGGISGRSGTGSGGSTPHISGPGPGRPSSKEGRRSDTCEYCGKVFKNCSNLTVHRRSHTGERPYKCELCNYACAQSSKLTRHMKTHGQVGKDVYKCEICKMPFSVYSTLEKHMKKWHSDRVLNNDIKTE
- the BCL11A gene encoding BCL11 transcription factor A isoform X2, giving the protein MRSRRGARRCEVTARPAEPLEAILTDDEPDHGPLGAPEGDHDLLTCGQCQMNFPLGDILIFIEHKRKQCNGSLCLEKAVDKPPSPSPIEMKKASNPVEVGIQVTPEDDDCLSTSSRGICPKQEHIADKLLHWRGLSSPRSAHGALIPTPGMSAEYAPQGICKDEPSSYTCTTCKQPFTSAWFLLQHAQNTHGLRIYLESEHGSPLTPRVGIPSGLGAECPSQPPLHGIHIADNNPFNLLRIPGSVSREASGLAEGRFPPTPPLFSPPPRHHLDPHRIERLGAEEMALATHHPSAFDRVLRLNPMAMEPPAMDFSRRLRELAGNTSSPPLSPGRPSPMQRLLQPFQPGSKPPFLATPPLPPLQSAPPPSQPPVKSKSCEFCGKTFKFQSNLVVHRRSHTGEKPYKCNLCDHACTQASKLKRHMKTHMHKSSPMTVKSDDGLSTASSPEPGTSDLVGSASSALKSVVAKFKSENDPGLIPENGDEEEEEDDEEEEEEEEEEEEELTESERVDYGFGLSLEAARHHENSSRGAVVGVGDEGRALPEVMQGMVLSSMQHFSEAFHQVLGEKHKRGHLAEAEAHRDTCDEDSVAGESDRIDDGTVNGRGCSPGESASGGLSKKLLLGSPSSLSPFSKRIKLEKEFDLPPAAMPNTENVYSQWLAGYAASRQLKDPFLSFGDSRQSPFASSSEHSSENGSLRFSTPPGELDGGISGRSGTGSGGSTPHISGPGPGRPSSKEGRRSDTCEYCGKVFKNCSNLTVHRRSHTGERPYKCELCNYACAQSSKLTRHMKTHGQVGKDVYKCEICKMPFSVYSTLEKHMKKWHSDRVLNNDIKTE
- the BCL11A gene encoding BCL11 transcription factor A isoform X6 → MSRRKQGKPQHLSKREFSPEPLEAILTDDEPDHGPLGAPEGDHDLLTCGQCQMNFPLGDILIFIEHKRKQCNGSLCLEKAVDKPPSPSPIEMKKASNPVEVGIQVTPEDDDCLSTSSRGICPKQEHIAGKDEPSSYTCTTCKQPFTSAWFLLQHAQNTHGLRIYLESEHGSPLTPRVGIPSGLGAECPSQPPLHGIHIADNNPFNLLRIPGSVSREASGLAEGRFPPTPPLFSPPPRHHLDPHRIERLGAEEMALATHHPSAFDRVLRLNPMAMEPPAMDFSRRLRELAGNTSSPPLSPGRPSPMQRLLQPFQPGSKPPFLATPPLPPLQSAPPPSQPPVKSKSCEFCGKTFKFQSNLVVHRRSHTGEKPYKCNLCDHACTQASKLKRHMKTHMHKSSPMTVKSDDGLSTASSPEPGTSDLVGSASSALKSVVAKFKSENDPGLIPENGDEEEEEDDEEEEEEEEEEEEELTESERVDYGFGLSLEAARHHENSSRGAVVGVGDEGRALPEVMQGMVLSSMQHFSEAFHQVLGEKHKRGHLAEAEAHRDTCDEDSVAGESDRIDDGTVNGRGCSPGESASGGLSKKLLLGSPSSLSPFSKRIKLEKEFDLPPAAMPNTENVYSQWLAGYAASRQLKDPFLSFGDSRQSPFASSSEHSSENGSLRFSTPPGELDGGISGRSGTGSGGSTPHISGPGPGRPSSKEGRRSDTCEYCGKVFKNCSNLTVHRRSHTGERPYKCELCNYACAQSSKLTRHMKTHGQVLHTPPFGVVPRELKMCGSFRMEAREPLSSEKI